In the genome of Pempheris klunzingeri isolate RE-2024b chromosome 3, fPemKlu1.hap1, whole genome shotgun sequence, one region contains:
- the crybb1l2 gene encoding LOW QUALITY PROTEIN: crystallin, beta B1, like 2 (The sequence of the model RefSeq protein was modified relative to this genomic sequence to represent the inferred CDS: inserted 2 bases in 1 codon; substituted 1 base at 1 genomic stop codon), with translation MMGGFLFCGGCELSEFVSVCIIPSLWAPAYISAEGPGTLXHRPPISALSLLXFTHTITVIMSAGGEKSKTASQTDGKAAQNKMSEMGMMSYKMCVFDQENFQGRCIEISAECMNVCDMGMDRVRSLRVDCGPFVGFEQMNFCGEMFILEKGEYPRWDSWSNCQKNDYLLSFRPVRMDPEKHKICLYEVGEFKGRKMEIMDDDVPSLFSYGFTDRVGSVMVSCGTWVGYQFPGYRGSQFLLEKGEYRHFNEFGARCPQMQSMRRIRDMQWHPHGCYTMSSK, from the exons atgaTGGGGGGATTTCTATTCTGTGGGGGCTGTGAGCTCAGCgagtttgtttctgtgtgtataaTCCCCTCTCTCTGGGCGCCAGCATATATAAGCGCTGAGGGGCCTGGCACACTCTGACACAGACCACCAATCTCAGCCCTGAGTCTACT CTTTACACACACCATCACAG tCATCATGTCTGCCGGAGGAGAGAAATCTAAGACTGCTTCCCAGACTGATGGGAAGGCGGCTCAGAACAAGATGTCTGAGATGGGCATGATGTCCTATAag atgtgtgtgtttgaccaggAGAACTTCCAGGGCCGCTGTATTGAGATCAGTGCTgagtgtatgaatgtgtgtgacatgGGAATGGACAGGGTGCGCTCCCTGCGTGTCGACTGTGGTCC tttTGTGGGATTTGAGCAGATGAACTTCTGTGGTGAGATGTTCATCCTGGAGAAGGGTGAGTATCCCCGTTGGGACTCCTGGAGCAACTGCCAGAAGAACGACTACCTGCTGTCCTTCAGGCCTGTCCGCATG GACCCCGAGAAGCACAAGATCTGTCTGTATGAGGTCGGAGAGTTCAAGGGTCGTAAGATGGAGATCATGGACGATGATGTCCCCAGTCTGTTTTCCTACGGCTTCACTGACAGAGTGGGCAGCGTCATGGTCAGCTGTGGAAC TTGGGTGGGTTACCAATTCCCTGGCTACCGTGGCAGCCAGTTCCTGCTGGAGAAGGGTGAATACAGGCATTTCAACGAGTTTGGTGCCCGCTGCCCCCAGATGCAGTCCATGAGACGCATCCGTGACATGCAGTGGCACCCACACGGCTGCTACACCATGTCTTCCAAGTGA
- the LOC139225427 gene encoding beta-crystallin A1-like has product MYRVTKTHMTSPMYFPSMGTAPFFKVTVFEREYFQGKCMEFTNECCNIHDCGMDNIRSIRVESGAWVGYEHHDFQGQQFILERGEYPNWDAYSGSLSYHTERFMSFRPIYCASHQSSRMMIFERENFMGRCSDLCDDYPSLQAMGWFRPEVGSMHVQCGAFVCYEYPGYRGQQYIMECERHSGDYQHWKNWGSHCQTPKIQSIRRIRH; this is encoded by the exons ATGTATAGAGTCACTAAAACCCACATGACCTCACCCATGTACTTCCCCAGCATGGGTACAGCCCCCTTCTTtaag GTGACTGTGTTTGAGCGGGAGTACTTCCAGGGCAAGTGTATGGAGTTCACCAACGAGTGCTGCAACATCCACGACTGTGGCATGGACAACATTCGCTCCATCCGAGTGGAGAGTGGAGC TTGGGTGGGTTACGAGCACCATGACTTCCAGGGCCAGCAGTTCATCCTGGAGAGGGGCGAGTACCCCAACTGGGATGCCTACAGTGGCTCCCTGTCCTACCACACCGAGCGCTTCATGTCTTTTCGCCCCATTTACTGCGCT TCCCACCAAAGCAGCCGCATGATGATCTTCGAGAGGGAGAACTTCATGGGCCGCTGCAGCGACCTGTGCGACGACTACCCCTCCCTGCAGGCCATGGGCTGGTTCAGGCCCGAGGTGGGCTCCATGCACGTGCAATGTGGAGC CTTCGTGTGCTATGAGTACCCAGGCTACAGAGGCCAGCAGTACATCATGGAGTGTGAGAGACACAGTGGAGACTACCAGCACTGGAAGAACTGGGGCTCCCACTGCCAGACTCCAAAGATTCAGTCTATCAGACGAATCAGGCACTAA